TGACCGCCGGCAGCGGCCTGTTGCACATCGAGGCCCCGCCGGAGCACCTGGTGGTCAGCGGCGGTCTCTTCCACGGGCTCCAGCTCTGGGTCAACCTGCCCCGGGTGGCGAAGCTGAGCCCGCCGCGCTACCAGGACATCCGGGGCCGCGAGGCGGCCCTGCTGACGACCGCGGACGGCGGGGCGCTGCTGCGGGTCATCGCGGGCGAGGTGGCCGGTCACCGGGGGCCGGGCTCGACGCACACGCCGATCACCATCACCCACGTCACCGTGCAGCCCGGCGCAGAGGTGAGCATGCCCTGGCGGCCCGACTTCAACGCGCTGGTCTACGTGCTCGGCGGGCGCGGCACGGTCGGCACGGACCGCCGGCCGGTGCGCACCGGCCAGCTCGCGACGCACGGGCCCGGCGACGCGCTGCGCTTCGCCGCCGACGCCCGGCAGGAGAGTCGCACCCCGACTCTGGATCTCTACGTCATGGGTGGGCAGCCGATCCGGGAGCCGGTGGCACAGTACGGCCCGTTCGTGATGAACACCCGCGCGGAGCTCGTCCAGGCGTTCGAGGACTACCAGGCCGGACGGTTGGGGGTCGTCCCCACCGAGCGGGTGCCGCACGCCGGGGACGACCACCGGCCCTGACCGGTCGACGCGCAGGTCAGGAGACCGCGAAGATCCCGGCGACGCCGAGGATCACCATGAGCAGCACCGCCACCAGGGCCCCGCGCTCGCTCTCCACCGCCTGCGTGGTGGGCTGCTCGGGTTGGGCGTTCGTCGACTCGACCGGCATGACTCGTGTCCTCCTCGGTGTCCCGTCCGGGTGGTGCTGGGCAGCGGTGGGCGTTCGGTACGGCCACCGGCGTGCGGTCCGACGACGCGCGTCCTACCGTGGGGGCGTCGTCGACCTCGGGAGGGCCGGAGCGTGACCGTGGAGGACTGGTTCCTCAGCGCTGCCGAACGCGCCAACCCGGTCTCGGGTTTACCCACCTGGACCAGTGGAAACCTGGCCGAGCCGCTAATTCACGGCGTCGCCTACTTCGACCGGCTGGTCGACGAGGTGGAGGCCCTCACGGCCGGTGACCACCTCTTCTTCACCGACTGGCGGGGCGATCCCGACGAGCGGATGCGCCCGGACGGGCCGACGGTGGCCGGGCTGTTCGCCCGGGCCGCCCAGCGCGGGGTCGTGGTCAAGGGGCTGATGTGGCGCTCCCACCTCGACGTCCTGTCCTACAGCGAGCAGGAGAACCGCGACCTCAGCGAGACGATCTCGGCGGCCGGCGGGGAGGTGCTGCTCGACCAACGGGTCCGCCGGGGTGGCTCACACCACCAGAAGCTGGTGGTGCTGCGTCGCCCGGGGCAACCGGAACGGGATGTCGCGTTCGCCGGCGGGATCGACCTGTGCCACAGCCGGCGGGACGACGAGACGCACCGCGGCGATCCGCAGGCGCTGCGGATGTCGCCGAGGTACGGCCCCCGCCCGCCCTGGCACGACGTGCAGTTGGCGGTGCGTGGGCCGGTGGTCGGCGCGCTGGACACCGTCTTCCGGGAGCGCTGGACCGACCCGATGCCCCTGGACTCGGAGAATCCGCTGGCGTTCCTGCGGGACCGGCTGCGGGGCGCGGACCTGCGTCCGGACCCGCTGCCGGCGCAGCCTCCGGACCCGTCGCCGTGTGGTCCGCACCACGTGCAGGTGCTGCGCACCTATCCGGCGGTGCGGCCCCGGTACTCCTTCGCCCCGGACGGGGAGCGCACGGTGGCCCGCGGCTACACCAAGGCGGTCCGTCGGGCCCGCCGGCTGATCTACCTGGAGGACCAGTACCTATGGTCGCGGGAGGTCGCCGAGCTGTTCGCCGAGGCCCTGCGGGAGAACCCGGAGCTGCACCTGGTCGCGGTGGTCCCCCGGCACCCGGACGTGGACGGGCGGCTGGCGCTGCCGCCGAACACGGTGGGCCGGGAACAGGCGCTCGCGCTCTGCCAGCAGGCCGCCGCGGACCGCGTGCACGTCTTCGACGTGGAGAACCACGACGGCGGACCGGTCTACGTGCACGCGAAGGTGTGTGTGGTCGACGACGTGTGGGCCAGCGTGGGCAGCGACAACTTCAACCGCCGGTCGTGGACGCACGACAGCGAGCTGTCCTGCGCGGTGCTGGACGACACGCCGGACCACCGGGCGCCGACCGACCCGGCCGGGCGGGGTGACGGCGCCCGGATCTTCGCCCGGGAGCTGCGGCTGCGGTTGTGGCGGGAGCATCTGGACCGTCCTGCCGACGGCAGCGGGGACGCGGACCTGCTCGATCCGGCCGACGCCGTGGCGGCGGTCACCGCCGCCGCCGACGCGCTCCAGGACTGGCACGACCGGGGGCGGGTCGGCCCGCGCCCGCCGGGCCGGCTCCGCCCGCACCGGCCGGAGCGGCTGCCCTGGTACACCCGGCTGTGGGCGCTGCCGGCGTACCGGCTGGTGTACGACCCGGACGGCCGGCCGTTGCGGGCCCGCCGCGCCGGCACCTGGTGACCGGACCGACCGGACGACCAACCATCCCCGCCCGACACCGACCAGCCACCTCTGACTCCGGCGGGCAGGGGTGCGCCCGACCGGGCCGGCGCCGGCCGTTTCACGGATGTGGGGGCATCACCGGCCGGTGATGCCCCCACATCCGTGAAACGGAGACCACACGAACGGGCCGACCCGTCCGACGCCGGCCCGACCGGGGCCGGCGCTCCGCTCGTCGGTGACGGGTGGTGACGGCGGCGAGCCGAGAGTGACCGGACGCCGGATCGCGGGCAGCGGACCGTGACGGGCCGGTAACGGAAACCGGATTCCCGATCTCCATTACCGGCATTGCTGGGCGGTTTGCCCGCTACACGAGCGATAGACCATTAAGTGCATCGTACTTTCGGCTAGATTTCCTCGGCACGATCAGGCTAAGGTTGGTCCCGAAAGGCCATCTGAAGCTAAACCCAAAAGCTTTCGTCTTTTCCAGCGGACGAGGTGCAGGGAGGACCACCATGACCGCGCCAACGATCACGAAGCCGGCGACCACCACACCCACCGGCACCGACAAGCTCGACCCGCGGGCCCTGACCGACAGCGCCGCCGAGTTGCTCAACGCCATGGCCGCGCTGCCCGCCGACCACCCGTCGCGGGCGGCCCTGCGGGACCGGGCCATCGAGGCCTGGCTGCCGCTGGCCAACCACCTCGCCCACCGTTACAGCGGGCGCGGCGAGCCCACCGACGACCTGGCGCAGACCGCCGCGGTCGGCCTGATCAAGGCCATCGACAAGTTCGACCCCACCCGGGGCGTCGACTTCGCCGGGTACGCGATCCCGACCATCATCGGCGAGCTCAAGCGTCACTTCCGCGACCGCACCTGGGACATCCGGGTGCCCCGCCGGCTCCAGGAGCTGCGGCTGTCGATCTCCGACGCGAACAGCTCCCTGCTGCAGACGCTGGGCCGCTCGCCGACGGTCGCCGACATCGCCGCCCACCTCAACCTCACCGAGGAAGAGGTCCTCGAAGGCCTGGAGGGCGCCCGCGCCTACAACGCGGTGTCGCTGTCCACCCCGACCGGCGACGGCGAGCGCGCCACCGAGCTGGGCGACATGCTCGGCGGGGAGGACAACGAGTTCGAGCTGGCCGAGCTGCGGGTCGCGCTCGGCCCGGCGCTGGCCACCCTCGACGAGCGCGAGCAGAAGATCCTCACCCTCCGGTTCTACGGCAACCTGACCCAGTCGCAGATCGCCGACCAGATCGGGGTGTCCCAGATGCACGTGTCCCGGCTGCTGGCCCGGGCGCTGACCAAGCTGCGCGGGCAGCTCGACGGCACGTACTGACCGATCACGACGAAGGCCGGGCCTGGTGAGGGGGCCCGGCCTTCGTCGTGGGTCCGGCCCACGATGCCCTCACACCCGGGCACCGGGGGCCGGGGCCGGTGGGGCCGCCAGCTCCGTCGTCACGCTCTCCGGACCGAGCCCGATCCGGGCGTGCCGGGCCGGCCGGTGGACCCGCAGC
The sequence above is a segment of the Micromonospora sp. WMMD882 genome. Coding sequences within it:
- a CDS encoding SigB/SigF/SigG family RNA polymerase sigma factor → MTAPTITKPATTTPTGTDKLDPRALTDSAAELLNAMAALPADHPSRAALRDRAIEAWLPLANHLAHRYSGRGEPTDDLAQTAAVGLIKAIDKFDPTRGVDFAGYAIPTIIGELKRHFRDRTWDIRVPRRLQELRLSISDANSSLLQTLGRSPTVADIAAHLNLTEEEVLEGLEGARAYNAVSLSTPTGDGERATELGDMLGGEDNEFELAELRVALGPALATLDEREQKILTLRFYGNLTQSQIADQIGVSQMHVSRLLARALTKLRGQLDGTY
- a CDS encoding phospholipase D-like domain-containing protein, encoding MTVEDWFLSAAERANPVSGLPTWTSGNLAEPLIHGVAYFDRLVDEVEALTAGDHLFFTDWRGDPDERMRPDGPTVAGLFARAAQRGVVVKGLMWRSHLDVLSYSEQENRDLSETISAAGGEVLLDQRVRRGGSHHQKLVVLRRPGQPERDVAFAGGIDLCHSRRDDETHRGDPQALRMSPRYGPRPPWHDVQLAVRGPVVGALDTVFRERWTDPMPLDSENPLAFLRDRLRGADLRPDPLPAQPPDPSPCGPHHVQVLRTYPAVRPRYSFAPDGERTVARGYTKAVRRARRLIYLEDQYLWSREVAELFAEALRENPELHLVAVVPRHPDVDGRLALPPNTVGREQALALCQQAAADRVHVFDVENHDGGPVYVHAKVCVVDDVWASVGSDNFNRRSWTHDSELSCAVLDDTPDHRAPTDPAGRGDGARIFARELRLRLWREHLDRPADGSGDADLLDPADAVAAVTAAADALQDWHDRGRVGPRPPGRLRPHRPERLPWYTRLWALPAYRLVYDPDGRPLRARRAGTW
- a CDS encoding pirin family protein is translated as MPAITVDDVLVLPRLPRIDEDATAFRPVRRVVTAPSGFEGEGFPVRRAFSGVPTHELDPFLHLDQMGEVEYAPGEPKGTAWHPHRGFETVTYIIDGIFDHQDSHGGGGTITNGDTQWMTAGSGLLHIEAPPEHLVVSGGLFHGLQLWVNLPRVAKLSPPRYQDIRGREAALLTTADGGALLRVIAGEVAGHRGPGSTHTPITITHVTVQPGAEVSMPWRPDFNALVYVLGGRGTVGTDRRPVRTGQLATHGPGDALRFAADARQESRTPTLDLYVMGGQPIREPVAQYGPFVMNTRAELVQAFEDYQAGRLGVVPTERVPHAGDDHRP